A window of Brachybacterium fresconis contains these coding sequences:
- a CDS encoding TRAP transporter large permease, protein MDPAMIAGVILIAGVVVLIGIGAPIGIAIGLPSILALVAVISPDQAVFVASQRMFTGASSFTLLAIPFFVLAGSLMNTGGIAGKLIDAAKVLVGRMPGSLAQTNVVANALFGSVSGAAVASAAAMGSTLGPRERKEGYDPSVSAAVNAASAPSGMMIPPSNTLIVYSLVSSTSVATLFVAGYGPGLVWMLACIAVVALISRRRPEMRARGERVPLGLALKTLAKAVPSIFMIVIVIGGLLAGFFTATESAVIAVVYSLVLGLIYRQLTLKNLPDVVAGAARTTAVVMLLVAVSSALSWVLSYATIPQTIADALLGLADSKTVILLLMMVILLIVGAFMDPTPAILIFTPIFLPIALELGVDPIHFGLMITFNLSLGTITPPVGNILFVAAKVGDVRVEPVIKAMIPFFLALVVGLLLVVFIPQITMFLPDALGMVTEAP, encoded by the coding sequence ATGGATCCCGCTATGATCGCCGGCGTCATCCTGATCGCCGGAGTCGTCGTGCTCATCGGCATCGGCGCCCCCATCGGCATCGCCATCGGCCTGCCGTCCATCCTCGCGCTGGTCGCCGTGATCAGCCCCGACCAGGCCGTGTTCGTCGCCTCGCAGCGCATGTTCACGGGCGCGAGCTCCTTCACCCTGCTCGCGATCCCCTTCTTCGTGCTCGCCGGGTCGTTGATGAACACCGGAGGCATCGCCGGGAAGCTGATCGACGCCGCCAAGGTGCTCGTCGGCCGCATGCCCGGCTCGCTCGCCCAGACCAACGTGGTCGCCAACGCCCTGTTCGGCTCGGTCTCCGGTGCGGCTGTCGCGTCGGCCGCGGCCATGGGCTCCACGCTCGGACCGCGTGAGCGCAAGGAGGGCTACGACCCGTCCGTCTCCGCGGCCGTGAATGCCGCCTCGGCGCCCTCGGGCATGATGATCCCGCCGTCGAACACGCTGATCGTCTACTCCCTGGTCTCCTCCACCTCCGTGGCCACGCTGTTCGTCGCCGGGTACGGCCCCGGCCTGGTGTGGATGCTGGCCTGTATCGCTGTGGTCGCCCTGATCAGCCGCCGTCGGCCCGAGATGCGTGCGCGCGGCGAGCGGGTGCCGCTGGGCCTGGCGCTGAAGACGCTGGCGAAGGCGGTCCCGTCGATCTTCATGATCGTCATCGTCATCGGCGGGCTGCTGGCCGGCTTCTTCACCGCCACCGAGTCCGCGGTGATCGCCGTGGTGTACTCCCTGGTGCTGGGGCTGATCTATCGGCAGCTGACGCTCAAGAACCTGCCGGACGTGGTCGCCGGGGCCGCTCGCACCACCGCCGTGGTGATGCTTCTGGTCGCCGTGTCCTCGGCGCTCAGCTGGGTGCTCAGCTACGCCACCATCCCGCAGACGATCGCGGACGCCCTGCTGGGCTTGGCGGACTCCAAGACGGTCATCCTGCTGCTGATGATGGTGATCCTGCTGATCGTCGGCGCGTTCATGGACCCGACCCCGGCGATCCTGATCTTCACGCCGATCTTCCTCCCGATCGCGCTGGAGCTCGGGGTGGATCCGATCCACTTCGGGCTGATGATCACCTTCAACCTGTCGCTGGGGACGATCACCCCGCCGGTGGGCAACATCCTCTTCGTCGCTGCGAAGGTGGGCGATGTCAGGGTCGAACCGGTCATCAAGGCGATGATCCCGTTCTTCCTCGCCCTCGTCGTCGGTCTGCTCCTGGTGGTGTTCATCCCGCAGATCACGATGTTCCTGCCCGATGCGCTGGGGATGGTGACCGAAGCTCCCTGA
- a CDS encoding MsnO8 family LLM class oxidoreductase: MRLSLLDRSRTRRGHPEAAALTHSLERAIAVEQQGYERFWVAEHHAVPGIASGSPAVLLAAVGARTARIRLGSGGVMLPNHRPLVVAEQFRMLEALYPGRIDLGLGRSLGFTAPVREALGRREADPASFAAEIETLRAHLENTAEITARPGDAGRVPLFVLATGSGLDTAAARGLPVVIGGPILDADGLPDRLAQYRSSFRPHLGSAPTVIASVEALIADTDAEARELALPEIWAMARSRSTGVFGVLEPPAEIRAARWETSERRRVEKGLATTVAGTADAVRRRLEQIAERTGAEEILSTGSTYDRAALADSDAALAALLR; the protein is encoded by the coding sequence ATGAGGCTCTCCCTGCTCGACCGCTCCCGCACGCGCCGGGGACACCCCGAGGCCGCAGCGCTGACGCATTCGCTCGAGCGAGCGATCGCCGTCGAGCAGCAGGGTTATGAGCGGTTCTGGGTGGCCGAGCACCACGCGGTGCCGGGCATCGCCAGCGGCTCCCCGGCGGTGCTGCTGGCGGCCGTCGGCGCCCGCACGGCACGGATCCGACTGGGCTCGGGCGGGGTGATGCTGCCGAACCACCGACCGCTCGTGGTCGCCGAGCAGTTCCGGATGCTCGAGGCGCTGTATCCCGGGCGCATCGACCTGGGCCTGGGCCGCTCGCTGGGCTTCACCGCCCCCGTGCGGGAGGCCCTCGGGAGACGCGAGGCGGATCCGGCCTCCTTCGCCGCAGAGATCGAGACGTTGCGGGCGCATCTGGAGAACACGGCGGAGATCACCGCGCGTCCCGGGGACGCGGGCCGGGTGCCGCTGTTCGTGCTCGCCACCGGCAGCGGGCTGGACACCGCCGCGGCACGGGGGCTGCCGGTCGTGATCGGCGGGCCGATCCTCGACGCCGATGGGCTGCCCGACCGACTGGCGCAGTACCGGAGCAGCTTCCGTCCCCACCTCGGCAGCGCCCCGACCGTGATCGCGTCCGTGGAGGCGCTGATCGCGGACACCGACGCCGAGGCGCGGGAGCTCGCGCTGCCGGAGATCTGGGCGATGGCCCGCTCCCGCAGCACCGGGGTGTTCGGCGTGCTCGAGCCGCCCGCCGAGATCCGCGCGGCGAGGTGGGAGACCTCGGAGCGCCGCCGCGTCGAGAAGGGACTGGCGACCACCGTCGCCGGCACCGCGGACGCCGTGCGGCGCCGCCTCGAGCAGATCGCCGAACGCACCGGCGCCGAGGAGATCCTCTCGACCGGCTCGACCTACGACCGGGCGGCGCTGGCGGATTCCGACGCCGCTCTGGCGGCGCTGCTGCGCTGA
- the groL gene encoding chaperonin GroEL (60 kDa chaperone family; promotes refolding of misfolded polypeptides especially under stressful conditions; forms two stacked rings of heptamers to form a barrel-shaped 14mer; ends can be capped by GroES; misfolded proteins enter the barrel where they are refolded when GroES binds): MAKLISYDEEARRGLERGMNQLADAVKVTLGPKGRNVVLEKSWGAPTITNDGVSIAKEIELDDPYEKIGAELVKEVAKKTDDIAGDGTTTATVLAQALVKEGLRNVVAGANPIALKRGIDQAVAAVSETLRKQAKEIETKEQIAHTAGISAADPAIGELIAEALDKVGKEGVVTVEESNTMGLELELTEGMRFDKGYISPYFVTDAERQETVLEDPYILLLSSKVSSVKDLLPLLEKVIQAGKPLAILAEDVEGEALAVLVVNKLKGSFKSVAVKAPGFGDRRKAMLEDMAILTGGQVISEEVGLKLETAGLEQLGQARKIVVTKDETTIVEGTGDAERIAGRVSQIRNEIENSDSDYDREKLQERLAKLAGGVAVIRAGAATEVELKERKHRIEDAVRNAKAAVDEGVVAGGGVSLLQAGKDTFDSLHLTDDEATGANIVKVAIEAPLKQIAVNAGLEGGVVAEKVKSLPVGQGLNAATGAYEDLLAAGIIDPVKVTRSALQNAASIAGLFLTTEAVVADKPEPAPAGGGGDDMGGMGGMGGMGGMM, from the coding sequence ATGGCCAAGCTCATCTCTTACGACGAGGAGGCCCGGCGCGGCCTCGAGCGGGGTATGAACCAGCTCGCCGACGCCGTCAAGGTCACCCTCGGCCCCAAGGGCCGCAACGTCGTGCTCGAGAAGTCCTGGGGCGCCCCCACCATCACGAACGACGGCGTGTCGATCGCCAAGGAGATCGAACTCGACGATCCCTACGAGAAGATCGGCGCCGAGCTCGTCAAGGAGGTCGCCAAGAAGACGGACGACATCGCGGGCGACGGCACCACCACCGCCACCGTGCTGGCCCAGGCCCTGGTCAAGGAAGGCCTGCGCAACGTCGTCGCCGGTGCCAACCCGATCGCGCTCAAGCGCGGCATCGACCAGGCCGTGGCTGCGGTCTCCGAGACCCTGCGGAAGCAGGCCAAGGAGATCGAGACCAAGGAGCAGATCGCTCACACCGCGGGCATCTCCGCGGCCGACCCGGCGATCGGCGAGCTCATCGCCGAGGCGCTGGACAAGGTCGGCAAGGAGGGCGTGGTCACGGTCGAGGAGTCCAACACCATGGGCCTCGAGCTGGAGCTCACGGAGGGGATGCGGTTCGACAAGGGCTACATCTCGCCGTACTTCGTCACCGACGCCGAGCGCCAGGAGACCGTGCTCGAGGATCCCTACATCCTCCTGCTGTCCTCCAAGGTCTCCTCGGTCAAGGACCTGCTGCCGCTGCTGGAGAAGGTCATCCAGGCCGGCAAGCCCCTGGCGATCCTCGCCGAGGACGTCGAGGGCGAGGCCCTCGCGGTGCTCGTCGTCAACAAGCTCAAGGGCTCCTTCAAGTCCGTGGCCGTCAAGGCCCCCGGCTTCGGCGACCGCCGCAAGGCGATGCTGGAGGACATGGCGATCCTCACGGGTGGCCAGGTCATCTCCGAGGAGGTCGGCCTCAAGCTGGAGACCGCTGGTCTCGAGCAGCTCGGCCAGGCCCGCAAGATCGTCGTGACCAAGGACGAGACCACCATCGTCGAGGGCACCGGCGACGCCGAGCGCATCGCCGGCCGCGTCTCGCAGATCCGCAACGAGATCGAGAACTCGGACTCGGACTACGACCGCGAGAAGCTCCAGGAGCGTCTGGCGAAGCTGGCCGGCGGCGTGGCCGTCATCCGGGCCGGTGCCGCCACCGAGGTCGAGCTCAAGGAGCGCAAGCACCGCATCGAAGATGCCGTGCGCAACGCCAAGGCCGCCGTGGACGAGGGCGTCGTCGCAGGTGGCGGCGTCTCGCTGCTGCAGGCGGGCAAGGACACCTTCGACTCGCTCCACCTCACGGACGACGAGGCCACGGGGGCGAACATCGTCAAGGTCGCCATCGAGGCCCCGCTCAAGCAGATCGCGGTCAACGCCGGTCTCGAGGGCGGCGTCGTGGCCGAGAAGGTCAAGTCCCTGCCTGTGGGCCAGGGCCTGAACGCGGCCACCGGTGCCTACGAGGATCTCCTCGCCGCCGGCATCATCGACCCGGTCAAGGTCACCCGCTCGGCGCTGCAGAACGCGGCGTCCATCGCGGGCCTGTTCCTGACCACCGAGGCCGTCGTGGCCGACAAGCCGGAGCCGGCCCCCGCCGGTGGCGGCGGCGACGACATGGGCGGCATGGGCGGTATGGGAGGCATGGGCGGCATGATGTGA
- a CDS encoding LytR C-terminal domain-containing protein — MADSQYPYPPDRFDDEADAVSFHGAHRAEEPFWRQNLLYIVIIGAALVMLIVLLFLIGGMGGGGDERAEDPTTPAASETSSAPADEETSEEEAPPEADKSVPVLVVNAGGVNGLAGAWQDALEGDDWADVSLSTADNQQQEPVVFYRDEEDKETAQALAAEVGAGEASQSDEYDSPVTFVAVEMPDEGGDGEGDGGEG, encoded by the coding sequence GTGGCTGATTCCCAGTATCCGTACCCGCCGGACCGATTCGACGACGAGGCCGACGCCGTGTCCTTCCACGGCGCCCACCGCGCCGAGGAGCCGTTCTGGCGTCAGAACCTGCTCTACATCGTCATCATCGGCGCCGCGCTGGTGATGCTGATCGTGCTGCTCTTCCTCATCGGGGGCATGGGCGGCGGCGGCGACGAGCGCGCCGAGGACCCGACCACCCCGGCGGCGTCGGAGACCAGCTCCGCGCCCGCGGACGAGGAGACCTCCGAGGAGGAGGCGCCCCCGGAGGCCGACAAGTCCGTTCCCGTCCTGGTGGTCAACGCCGGCGGCGTCAACGGCCTGGCCGGCGCCTGGCAGGACGCCCTCGAGGGCGATGACTGGGCGGACGTCAGCCTCAGCACGGCCGACAACCAGCAGCAGGAGCCCGTCGTGTTCTACCGCGACGAGGAGGACAAGGAGACCGCGCAGGCTCTCGCCGCCGAGGTCGGCGCCGGAGAGGCGAGCCAGAGCGACGAGTACGACTCGCCCGTGACCTTCGTGGCCGTCGAGATGCCCGACGAGGGCGGCGACGGCGAGGGAGACGGCGGCGAGGGCTGA
- a CDS encoding uracil-DNA glycosylase, with protein MPKPLTEIISADWARALAPAEDRIHMVGEFLRTEVESGRGYLPAGDRVLAAFTRPMQEVRVLIVGQDPYPTPGHPIGLSFAVDADVRPLPRSLTNIYTELESDLGIPRASHGDLTAWQDQGVLLLNRVLTVTPGAPASHRRRGWEEITELAIRALVERGGPLVAILWGRDAQSLIPMLGQVPHLASPHPSPLSASRGFFGSRPFSGANALLEQQGAEGIDWRIPA; from the coding sequence ATGCCGAAGCCTCTGACCGAGATCATCAGTGCCGACTGGGCCCGGGCCCTCGCCCCCGCGGAGGACCGGATCCACATGGTGGGAGAGTTCCTCCGCACCGAGGTCGAATCCGGCCGCGGGTACCTCCCGGCCGGGGACCGGGTGCTGGCGGCCTTCACCCGGCCGATGCAGGAGGTGCGGGTGCTCATCGTCGGTCAGGATCCCTATCCCACGCCGGGCCATCCGATCGGGCTCTCCTTCGCCGTGGACGCTGACGTGCGCCCGCTGCCGCGGTCGCTGACGAACATCTACACCGAGCTCGAGAGCGATCTGGGGATCCCCCGGGCCTCCCATGGCGACCTCACTGCCTGGCAGGACCAGGGGGTGCTGCTGCTGAACCGGGTGCTCACCGTCACCCCCGGCGCTCCGGCCTCGCACCGCCGACGGGGCTGGGAGGAGATCACCGAGCTCGCGATCCGCGCCCTCGTCGAACGGGGCGGCCCGCTGGTGGCGATCCTGTGGGGGCGCGACGCCCAGTCCCTGATCCCGATGCTCGGGCAGGTTCCGCATCTGGCGAGCCCGCATCCGAGCCCGCTGTCGGCCTCCCGCGGCTTCTTCGGCTCCCGTCCGTTCTCCGGCGCCAATGCGCTGCTGGAGCAGCAGGGCGCGGAGGGCATCGACTGGCGGATCCCCGCCTGA
- a CDS encoding endonuclease/exonuclease/phosphatase family protein translates to MTPIEDRPPAPLRLLTQNIRQHRAETRPGQSDHWGERAPVLVDLLRAADADVVGTQEVLPSQIATLDEALGASHLRLGFGRDGGGRGEHNLLLLRRERFEVLDWDQFWLSEQPALMGSMGWDAHCPRIAVWARVRDRLAGGELVLAVTHLDHAGHLAREKGAGVIAQRVKEAADGAPAVLMGDFNAAGGESTPWRALRDAGFEDAHEVAAVHEGEDIGTFPDYGPPTAGEERIDWILTRDLAVDSYAATVPELDGRVASDHATLTATVTAR, encoded by the coding sequence ATGACCCCCATCGAGGACCGCCCGCCTGCCCCTCTGCGACTGCTCACCCAGAACATCCGTCAGCACCGGGCGGAGACCCGGCCCGGCCAGAGCGACCACTGGGGAGAGCGGGCCCCGGTCCTGGTGGACCTGCTGCGCGCGGCCGACGCGGACGTGGTCGGCACCCAGGAGGTGCTGCCCTCCCAGATCGCGACGCTCGACGAGGCCCTCGGGGCGAGCCATCTGCGGCTCGGCTTCGGACGGGACGGCGGAGGGCGCGGAGAGCACAATCTGCTGCTGCTGCGCCGGGAGCGCTTCGAGGTGCTGGACTGGGACCAGTTCTGGCTCTCCGAGCAGCCCGCGCTGATGGGCTCGATGGGCTGGGACGCGCACTGCCCCCGCATCGCGGTGTGGGCCCGGGTGCGGGACCGCCTGGCCGGTGGGGAGCTGGTCCTGGCCGTCACCCACCTCGATCACGCCGGGCACCTGGCGCGGGAGAAGGGCGCGGGGGTCATCGCCCAGCGGGTGAAGGAGGCCGCCGACGGCGCACCCGCGGTGCTGATGGGCGATTTCAACGCCGCCGGCGGGGAGAGCACGCCGTGGCGCGCGCTGCGGGATGCCGGATTCGAGGACGCGCACGAGGTCGCCGCCGTCCATGAGGGCGAGGACATCGGCACCTTCCCGGACTACGGGCCGCCGACGGCGGGCGAGGAGCGGATCGACTGGATCCTCACCCGGGATCTGGCCGTGGACTCCTACGCCGCCACGGTCCCGGAGCTGGACGGCAGGGTCGCCAGCGACCACGCGACCCTCACCGCGACGGTCACGGCGCGCTGA
- a CDS encoding LLM class flavin-dependent oxidoreductase, with product MSAPHVPLSILDLVSISEGMSTREAITASMDGAQAADRLGYERYWFAEHHNTNSLASSATSLLIDRAASMTERIRVGSGGIMLPNHSPLTVIEQFGTLVQFHGDRIDLGLGRAPGTDQLTAQLLARTSADPQAFVAAVEQMRDWSREESTGSLPISADVARGTEVPMWILGSTANGARLAAQLGMPFSVASHFAPFQYLHALQAYREHFDAGASTAQIDRPRTMVGVNLVVAETDEEAQHHFSTLQQMFLGVVTGQRQKIQPPRPIEDVAPDHLLQQVDQTLSIKAVGSPTTVVRQLEEIVAATDADELILTAYYYDPADRLKGMELLAEAWGLGG from the coding sequence ATGAGCGCACCGCATGTCCCCCTGTCGATCCTCGATCTCGTCTCGATCTCCGAAGGGATGAGCACCCGGGAGGCCATCACCGCCTCCATGGACGGCGCGCAGGCCGCCGACCGTCTCGGCTACGAGCGCTACTGGTTCGCCGAGCACCACAACACCAACTCGCTCGCCTCCAGCGCCACCTCGCTGCTGATCGACCGCGCGGCGTCGATGACCGAGCGGATCCGCGTCGGCTCCGGCGGCATCATGCTGCCGAACCACTCCCCGCTGACCGTGATCGAGCAGTTCGGCACGCTGGTGCAGTTCCACGGGGACCGCATCGATCTGGGCCTGGGCCGGGCGCCGGGCACCGACCAGCTGACCGCGCAGCTGCTGGCCCGCACCTCCGCGGATCCGCAGGCCTTCGTCGCGGCGGTCGAGCAGATGCGGGACTGGTCGCGCGAGGAGTCCACCGGCAGCCTGCCGATCTCCGCCGACGTCGCCCGCGGCACCGAGGTGCCGATGTGGATCCTGGGTTCGACGGCCAACGGCGCCCGCCTGGCCGCGCAGCTGGGAATGCCCTTCTCCGTCGCCTCGCACTTCGCCCCGTTCCAGTACCTGCACGCCCTGCAGGCCTATCGCGAACATTTCGACGCCGGAGCGTCCACGGCCCAGATCGACCGACCCCGCACCATGGTCGGGGTGAATCTCGTGGTCGCCGAGACGGACGAGGAGGCCCAGCACCACTTCTCCACGCTCCAGCAGATGTTCCTGGGCGTGGTCACCGGCCAGCGCCAGAAGATCCAGCCGCCAAGACCGATCGAGGACGTCGCCCCCGATCACCTGCTCCAGCAGGTCGATCAGACCCTGTCGATCAAGGCGGTCGGCTCCCCCACCACCGTGGTGCGCCAGCTCGAGGAGATCGTCGCGGCCACCGACGCCGACGAGCTGATCCTGACGGCCTACTACTACGACCCCGCCGACCGGCTGAAGGGGATGGAGCTGCTGGCCGAGGCCTGGGGCCTGGGCGGCTGA
- a CDS encoding DUF3263 domain-containing protein, translating to MPLRSAGPAPDAAPVAAPDGSTQDGPAQHGPAQDGPTPDDGRSTDPAAGPTQDDDSAGTVDTPAPMSDTSLPGPQGALTERDRQILALESRTFRYVGAKERAIREEIGISKVAYYVRLNALLDDPAALRAAPAVVHRLRGRRTSEHGPASVDGPDQVA from the coding sequence ATGCCCCTCCGATCCGCCGGCCCCGCCCCGGACGCCGCGCCTGTCGCGGCGCCGGACGGATCGACGCAGGACGGGCCGGCGCAGCACGGGCCGGCGCAGGATGGACCGACGCCGGACGATGGGCGATCGACCGATCCGGCCGCCGGGCCGACGCAGGACGACGACAGCGCCGGGACCGTCGACACTCCCGCGCCGATGTCCGATACGTCACTGCCCGGACCGCAGGGCGCGCTCACGGAGCGGGACCGGCAGATCCTCGCCCTCGAGTCCCGCACCTTCCGCTACGTCGGCGCCAAGGAGCGCGCGATCCGCGAGGAGATCGGGATCTCCAAGGTGGCCTATTACGTGCGTCTGAACGCCCTGCTCGACGATCCTGCGGCCCTGCGTGCCGCCCCCGCGGTGGTCCACCGCCTGCGCGGCCGACGGACCTCCGAGCACGGCCCCGCCTCCGTCGACGGGCCCGACCAGGTCGCCTGA
- a CDS encoding TRAP transporter small permease, which yields MSALRSRSVEVLKWFSIGLFVVLVCVVVWQVFARQVLSAPSAWSTTVSQYLLIWLVLFSVAMVFGERGHVAVDFFARMLPRAGQRITNVLVALSILAFSALGLVWGGLRGMSISWHQTIPGLPVTVGQMYLALPIAGVIIAVFALDDLVRAARGEDMLAGDDAQQAATISAAGTGEADGTATGGSTAGGTSADDPSPDEPRSDNASTDDSSTDDSSTDGKGA from the coding sequence ATGAGCGCCCTGCGATCGCGCAGCGTCGAGGTGCTGAAGTGGTTCAGCATCGGACTGTTCGTGGTGCTGGTGTGCGTGGTCGTCTGGCAGGTGTTCGCCCGCCAGGTGCTGTCCGCGCCGAGCGCCTGGTCCACCACCGTCTCCCAGTACCTGCTGATCTGGCTGGTGCTGTTCTCCGTCGCGATGGTGTTCGGGGAGCGCGGCCACGTCGCCGTCGACTTCTTCGCCCGGATGCTTCCTCGCGCCGGCCAGCGCATCACCAACGTGCTCGTCGCGCTGTCCATCCTCGCCTTCTCCGCGCTCGGCCTCGTGTGGGGTGGGCTGCGCGGCATGTCCATCTCCTGGCACCAGACCATCCCCGGCCTGCCGGTGACCGTCGGGCAGATGTACCTTGCCCTGCCGATCGCCGGGGTCATCATCGCCGTCTTCGCCCTCGATGATCTGGTGCGCGCGGCGCGCGGCGAGGACATGCTCGCCGGCGACGACGCGCAGCAGGCCGCCACGATCTCTGCGGCCGGGACCGGGGAGGCCGACGGCACGGCGACCGGCGGATCCACCGCCGGTGGCACGTCGGCCGACGACCCCTCGCCCGACGAGCCCCGGAGCGACAACGCCTCCACCGACGACTCCTCCACCGACGACTCCTCGACCGACGGAAAGGGGGCCTGA
- a CDS encoding TRAP transporter substrate-binding protein, whose product MGTRPSRRSPGGHRASRRDLLLGLPALGLGAFALGGCAQAGATTDVENVLSISLNQTESHPSFSALSFFGEQLAEATEGRWGARVYANESLGAQQEVVQLVSDGAVDMAVISSTQVENLSMDFRPLNLPGAFESIDHQLAVLSDESIVGELFASLEPTHRLRVLGGFTQGSRHVYTDRGPIEGPEDLAGLKIRVQESDVFMALMRALGGSPTPMAYGEVYTALQAGVLNGAENNEVSYVTQRHYEIAPYFTLTNHLVGLDYVMANVDRIEEMDEADQQAYADTFAAAQEEFVRLWIAETDASTQQMLDAGVEINEPDPEAFGPAIEEVGRTFLESAEDEGMYRAVQAVAESMGEENA is encoded by the coding sequence GTGGGTACACGCCCATCTCGCCGCTCACCCGGCGGGCACCGAGCGAGTCGCCGTGATCTGCTGCTCGGCCTGCCGGCCCTGGGGCTCGGCGCCTTCGCGCTGGGCGGCTGCGCGCAGGCCGGGGCGACGACGGACGTGGAGAACGTCCTGTCGATCTCGCTGAACCAGACCGAGTCCCATCCCAGCTTCTCGGCGCTGTCCTTCTTCGGGGAGCAGCTGGCCGAGGCGACCGAGGGGCGGTGGGGTGCCCGCGTGTACGCCAACGAATCCCTCGGCGCCCAGCAGGAGGTCGTCCAGCTGGTCTCGGACGGCGCCGTGGACATGGCCGTCATCTCCAGCACCCAGGTCGAGAACCTCTCGATGGACTTCCGCCCGCTGAACCTGCCCGGTGCCTTCGAGAGCATCGACCACCAGCTGGCCGTGCTGAGCGATGAGTCGATCGTCGGCGAGCTGTTCGCCTCCCTCGAACCGACCCATCGCCTGCGGGTCCTGGGCGGATTCACCCAGGGCTCGCGGCACGTCTACACCGACCGCGGCCCGATCGAGGGTCCGGAGGATCTCGCAGGGCTGAAGATCCGGGTCCAGGAGTCGGACGTGTTCATGGCGCTCATGCGTGCGCTGGGCGGCTCGCCCACGCCGATGGCCTACGGCGAGGTCTACACCGCGCTGCAGGCGGGCGTGCTCAACGGCGCCGAGAACAACGAGGTCAGCTACGTGACCCAGCGCCACTACGAGATCGCCCCGTACTTCACCCTCACCAACCACCTGGTGGGGCTCGACTACGTGATGGCCAACGTCGACCGCATCGAAGAGATGGACGAGGCCGATCAGCAGGCCTACGCCGACACCTTCGCCGCCGCCCAGGAGGAGTTCGTGCGGCTCTGGATCGCGGAGACCGACGCCAGCACCCAGCAGATGCTGGACGCCGGGGTCGAGATCAACGAGCCGGATCCGGAGGCCTTCGGACCGGCGATCGAGGAGGTCGGCCGCACGTTCCTGGAGTCCGCCGAGGACGAGGGGATGTACCGGGCGGTCCAGGCCGTCGCCGAGAGCATGGGGGAGGAGAACGCATGA
- a CDS encoding FAD-binding oxidoreductase, whose product MHRTVPSDDALRDRAPKSRLAELLTELESIGRRHGVRTSAVAHAGDGNLHPSFSLPGVPEDPSGQLPPAILAAADDLVRTALDLGGTISGELRLAQSILPGRRAGGRLRPHPGSAAARFPSHGPATPSSAPRPPLLGKPGIPPRETSIGGTIRTWRTRTPPSPRPCLPPAPFSSTASSPR is encoded by the coding sequence GTGCACCGCACCGTCCCGTCCGACGACGCGCTCCGGGATCGCGCGCCGAAGTCCCGCCTGGCCGAGCTGCTGACCGAGCTGGAGTCGATCGGCCGACGCCACGGCGTGCGCACCTCCGCCGTCGCCCATGCGGGGGACGGCAACCTCCACCCTTCCTTCTCGCTGCCCGGCGTCCCGGAAGACCCTTCCGGACAGCTGCCCCCTGCGATCCTCGCCGCGGCCGACGATCTGGTCCGCACGGCGCTGGACCTCGGCGGCACGATCAGCGGCGAGCTCCGCCTTGCCCAGAGCATCCTCCCAGGTCGCCGGGCCGGCGGCCGGCTGCGTCCGCACCCCGGCTCCGCCGCCGCCCGGTTCCCGTCGCACGGGCCGGCCACTCCCTCGTCGGCTCCCCGGCCACCCCTCCTCGGCAAACCAGGCATACCGCCCCGAGAGACGTCGATCGGTGGCACGATCAGGACATGGCGAACCAGGACACCGCCGTCCCCACGGCCCTGCCTTCCTCCCGCACCCTTCTCCTCCACAGCCTCGTCGCCGCGCTGA